A section of the Desulfuromonas acetoxidans DSM 684 genome encodes:
- a CDS encoding HD domain-containing phosphohydrolase, protein MTLNERLERIHDQIQQSCNSVGRIAVALYDDKTDILHTFLSSSEENPFHNYQIPLSQVPSLNMLAMSGENRLISDIPASLSDSNSHHSKQIVGSGYCSSLTIPLKLQGKLLGFLFYDSFEKDDFSVTMQGTLNLYAQLICETISHDLASIKTLRGAVVTAREFSRQRDEETAAHLSRMAHYSRLIAMEVSDHYQISEETIEYLHQFAPLHDIGKVAIPDRILLKKGRLTDDEREVMRSHVLRGVEIIDLMIDEFDLGTVRHIELLRNIIAGHHERFDGSGYPSGQQGLDIPVESRIIAVADVFDALTTQRPYKPAWSFDEALTQMQTTESAFYDPACVAALAKRRDDVEAIRRRFVDPPAD, encoded by the coding sequence ATGACTTTGAATGAACGCTTGGAGCGTATTCACGACCAGATTCAACAGAGCTGTAACTCTGTTGGTCGGATTGCCGTGGCTTTGTATGACGATAAAACCGATATTCTTCATACCTTCTTATCCAGTAGCGAGGAGAATCCATTTCACAACTATCAGATTCCTCTGTCTCAGGTTCCGTCCCTGAATATGTTGGCCATGTCAGGGGAAAATCGCCTTATTTCCGATATTCCGGCAAGCCTGTCCGATTCGAACTCACACCACAGCAAACAAATTGTTGGTAGTGGATATTGTTCCAGTTTGACCATACCGCTAAAGTTGCAGGGAAAACTTTTGGGATTTTTGTTCTATGACTCATTTGAAAAAGACGATTTTTCTGTAACCATGCAAGGAACGCTCAATTTATATGCGCAACTTATTTGTGAAACGATTTCCCATGATCTGGCATCGATAAAAACATTACGCGGTGCAGTGGTGACAGCTCGGGAGTTCAGTCGTCAACGGGATGAGGAAACCGCCGCGCACTTGTCGCGGATGGCTCATTATTCACGTTTGATCGCTATGGAGGTCAGTGATCACTACCAGATCAGTGAAGAGACCATTGAGTACCTCCATCAGTTTGCTCCGTTGCATGATATCGGCAAGGTGGCCATCCCTGATCGAATTCTTCTCAAGAAGGGGCGTTTGACCGATGATGAACGCGAGGTGATGCGCTCTCATGTTCTTCGTGGCGTAGAAATTATTGACCTGATGATCGATGAGTTTGATCTGGGTACCGTGCGCCATATCGAGTTGCTGCGCAATATTATTGCCGGGCATCACGAACGGTTTGATGGTTCCGGCTATCCTTCCGGTCAGCAGGGGTTGGATATTCCCGTTGAAAGTCGTATTATCGCAGTGGCGGATGTTTTTGATGCTTTGACAACACAGCGTCCTTATAAACCGGCCTGGTCTTTTGACGAGGCTCTGACCCAGATGCAGACAACCGAGTCTGCATTCTACGATCCAGCCTGTGTGGCGGCCCTTGCCAAACGACGCGATGATGTGGAAGCCATTCGCCGCCGTTTCGTCGATCCACCTGCGGACTGA
- a CDS encoding adenine phosphoribosyltransferase, giving the protein MEELRSIIRDIPDFPKKGIVFKDITTLLADGKSFHRMIDLIAHRYIGQKIDKIVGVEARGFLLGSALAYKLGVGIVLVRKPGKLPYKTLKKTYDLEYGTDTLEIHEDAFQPGERVLIADDLLATGGTVTAVVELVEELGADLVECAFLAELDFLKGRDRLPENKVFSLLHF; this is encoded by the coding sequence GTGGAAGAACTGAGAAGTATCATTCGGGATATTCCCGATTTTCCCAAAAAAGGGATTGTTTTTAAAGATATTACGACGCTGCTCGCTGACGGCAAGAGCTTTCATCGTATGATTGATTTGATTGCGCATCGTTATATCGGACAGAAGATTGATAAAATTGTTGGGGTTGAAGCGCGTGGCTTTCTGTTGGGTTCGGCCTTAGCCTATAAATTGGGCGTTGGAATTGTATTGGTGCGTAAGCCGGGGAAGCTGCCGTATAAAACCTTGAAAAAGACCTATGATCTTGAGTATGGCACCGATACCCTCGAAATCCATGAAGATGCTTTTCAGCCGGGAGAACGCGTGCTCATCGCCGATGACCTTCTGGCAACCGGTGGCACGGTTACCGCTGTTGTTGAATTGGTTGAGGAACTTGGAGCCGATCTGGTTGAATGTGCGTTTCTTGCTGAACTTGATTTTCTCAAAGGTCGTGATCGTCTGCCGGAGAATAAGGTGTTCAGTCTGTTGCATTTTTAA
- a CDS encoding sigma-70 family RNA polymerase sigma factor — translation MSAEKASDSSKKKKNKASSARETSGDDAIKYYLHDIQKSKLLTAEEERALATKVEAGDEQARAKMIESNLRLVVKIAKRYMNRGLPFLDLIEEGNMGLIKAVERFQVAKECRFSTYATWWIRQSIERALVNQSRTIRLPVHVSDNVNRMLKATKEVLKKLNHEPSEAQIAEAMGAPVEEVRRLQQLVKKTYSIEHPLGDNDNYSLMDTLEDSSVINPAELLENQDQYDFVNKWLSSLKENERDILMLRFGLNDCEPETLDTIGKRYGVTRERIRQIEAKSLDKLRRMMREEAENQL, via the coding sequence ATGTCAGCAGAAAAAGCGAGTGACAGTTCAAAAAAGAAAAAAAACAAGGCTTCATCTGCGCGAGAAACCTCGGGTGATGATGCCATCAAATATTATCTGCACGACATCCAGAAATCCAAATTGTTAACGGCGGAAGAAGAGCGGGCGCTTGCCACAAAAGTTGAAGCAGGAGATGAGCAGGCCCGGGCTAAAATGATTGAATCCAACCTGCGTCTGGTGGTCAAAATCGCCAAACGCTATATGAATCGTGGTTTGCCGTTTCTTGATCTGATCGAGGAAGGCAATATGGGATTGATTAAAGCGGTGGAGCGCTTTCAGGTCGCCAAAGAGTGCCGTTTTTCAACCTATGCCACTTGGTGGATTCGTCAGTCTATTGAACGCGCACTGGTGAATCAGAGTCGAACGATCCGTCTGCCGGTCCATGTCTCAGATAATGTCAATCGTATGCTCAAGGCCACCAAAGAGGTGCTTAAAAAATTGAACCATGAGCCTTCAGAAGCACAAATTGCTGAGGCGATGGGGGCACCTGTCGAAGAAGTGCGGCGTTTGCAACAACTGGTCAAAAAAACTTATTCTATTGAGCATCCGCTCGGCGACAATGACAACTATTCGTTGATGGACACTCTGGAAGATTCCTCGGTGATTAATCCAGCCGAATTGCTGGAAAATCAGGACCAGTATGATTTTGTGAATAAATGGCTGTCCAGCTTAAAGGAAAACGAACGTGATATTCTTATGCTGCGTTTCGGTCTGAATGATTGTGAACCGGAGACTCTAGATACGATCGGTAAACGTTACGGGGTGACACGGGAGCGAATTCGTCAGATTGAGGCAAAGAGCCTTGATAAATTGCGGCGCATGATGCGCGAAGAAGCTGAAAACCAACTGTAG
- a CDS encoding peptidoglycan DD-metalloendopeptidase family protein codes for MRVIALTLLTLITLVACAISGVNHVVQPGQTLYRISKTYGVSADKIAAYNHIKDPTQIKAGESLWIPGVRHTRTVAVVPGTTRQTLQKSIPKVPRKKTVKPPKTVKKKSPSKVSQPVRKQPSVAVKKGLLDWPVRGAVLQTYGVKNGERNKGIVIAASEGTPVLCAAAGQVIYSGSGIQGYGHLLIVKHSDNLYTVYGHNRSTLVKTGAFVNKGQRIALSGRVPSLGRGGVHFEVRQGNQAVNPAFYLP; via the coding sequence ATGCGTGTTATCGCACTGACCTTGTTGACACTGATAACCCTGGTGGCGTGCGCGATATCAGGGGTGAATCACGTTGTTCAGCCGGGACAGACACTTTACCGTATCAGTAAAACCTATGGGGTTTCTGCCGATAAAATCGCCGCCTACAATCATATTAAAGATCCTACCCAGATCAAAGCTGGTGAATCCTTATGGATTCCTGGCGTCCGTCATACGCGCACCGTTGCTGTTGTGCCAGGTACAACACGTCAAACCCTTCAAAAATCCATTCCGAAAGTTCCCCGTAAAAAAACAGTGAAACCACCGAAAACGGTGAAGAAAAAATCACCGTCAAAAGTGTCACAACCTGTGCGTAAACAGCCAAGTGTTGCTGTTAAAAAAGGCCTTCTGGACTGGCCGGTGAGAGGTGCAGTACTGCAGACGTATGGTGTGAAAAATGGCGAACGCAATAAGGGAATTGTGATTGCGGCTTCTGAGGGGACACCTGTACTTTGTGCAGCTGCAGGGCAAGTGATCTACAGTGGCAGCGGTATACAAGGTTATGGCCATCTCCTGATTGTCAAGCATAGTGACAATCTCTACACTGTTTACGGACACAATCGATCGACACTGGTTAAGACCGGTGCGTTTGTCAATAAGGGGCAGAGAATTGCCCTGTCGGGTCGTGTCCCTTCACTGGGACGAGGTGGGGTGCATTTTGAAGTCAGGCAGGGAAATCAGGCGGTTAATCCGGCTTTTTACTTGCCATGA
- a CDS encoding YqaA family protein yields MTALVRRLYDWVLSWADSPYATVALFFLALAESSFFPIPPDVLLLALCLSLPALAPRYALICTLGSVLGGMLGYLIGFSFWGSTSQLFFTWVPGFTPELFARIQHLFQQYDFWFVFTAGFTPIPYKIITVGAGVFNLQFIIFVVASCISRGLRFFLIAWLVSRYGSSARSFIDENFNRLTIAFTVLLVGGFVVVRYVF; encoded by the coding sequence GTGACAGCTCTGGTTCGTCGTCTTTATGATTGGGTCTTGAGTTGGGCGGATTCACCCTATGCGACGGTGGCATTGTTTTTCCTGGCGCTGGCGGAATCGTCCTTTTTTCCCATTCCTCCGGATGTGCTGTTGTTGGCCCTGTGCCTGTCTTTGCCTGCATTGGCACCGCGCTATGCTTTGATCTGTACTTTAGGATCTGTTCTCGGTGGAATGCTTGGCTATCTGATTGGTTTTTCTTTTTGGGGATCGACCTCGCAGTTGTTTTTTACCTGGGTTCCGGGATTTACTCCAGAGCTTTTTGCCCGTATTCAGCATTTATTTCAACAGTATGATTTCTGGTTTGTTTTTACAGCGGGATTTACACCGATTCCCTATAAAATTATTACGGTTGGCGCTGGGGTGTTCAATCTTCAATTTATCATTTTTGTCGTTGCTTCCTGTATCAGCCGTGGGTTACGATTTTTTCTGATCGCTTGGCTTGTCAGCCGCTATGGGTCGTCAGCCCGTTCTTTTATTGATGAGAATTTCAACCGTTTAACCATCGCATTCACCGTGTTGCTGGTTGGTGGTTTTGTTGTGGTTCGCTACGTGTTTTAA
- a CDS encoding protein-L-isoaspartate(D-aspartate) O-methyltransferase, producing the protein MDYSIARRRMVAQHIVSRGIHDADLIHVMEEVPRHLFVEEALQSQAYTDYALPIGEKQTISQPYMVAVMTEALQLKRGDRVLEVGTGSGYQAAVLSRLVAHVYSVERIATLARRARRILDKIGSSNVHIQVADGTTGWRDQAPFDGIIVTAGAPQIPQDYLDQLVVGGRLIIPVGDSGQQVLKRVTRVAEQQFDEEEILPCRFVPLIGEHGWSQ; encoded by the coding sequence ATGGATTATTCAATCGCTCGTCGGCGAATGGTCGCCCAACACATCGTTTCTCGTGGCATTCATGATGCTGATCTCATTCATGTCATGGAAGAGGTGCCACGCCATCTGTTTGTTGAAGAAGCCCTGCAGAGTCAGGCCTATACCGACTATGCCTTGCCCATCGGAGAGAAACAGACCATTTCTCAACCTTATATGGTGGCAGTGATGACTGAGGCGCTGCAATTGAAACGGGGTGACCGGGTTCTCGAAGTGGGAACTGGATCAGGGTATCAGGCTGCTGTGTTATCACGCCTTGTTGCCCATGTTTACAGTGTCGAGCGGATTGCAACCCTGGCCAGGCGCGCTCGCCGTATTCTCGATAAAATCGGTAGCAGCAATGTTCATATCCAGGTTGCGGATGGGACCACCGGTTGGAGGGATCAGGCACCGTTTGATGGAATCATTGTTACTGCCGGAGCACCGCAAATCCCTCAGGATTATCTTGATCAACTGGTTGTGGGTGGTCGTTTGATTATTCCTGTTGGTGATAGCGGTCAACAGGTTCTGAAACGGGTGACCCGGGTGGCGGAGCAGCAATTTGATGAAGAAGAGATTTTACCGTGCCGGTTTGTTCCCCTCATTGGTGAACACGGTTGGAGCCAATAA
- the surE gene encoding 5'/3'-nucleotidase SurE has translation MTDALQPPLIMVTNDDGILAPGIQSLADALQSLGEVVVVAPDRERSAAGHSLTLHQPVRADQISENHFAVDGTPTDCVNLAIHGLLPYRPALVVSGINRGSNLADDITYSGTVAAAMEAMLMQVPALAVSLEIVADKVADYSFASHYAYVVARQILEHGLPHDTFLNLNVPYGTPKGVRITRQGKRLYDNKIERKQDPRGRTYYWLGGNLLGFNRQKECDCGAIADGYASLTPLHLDLTNYQSVQHLSGWELDS, from the coding sequence ATGACTGACGCGCTGCAGCCACCATTGATCATGGTCACCAATGACGATGGCATTCTGGCACCCGGCATTCAATCACTTGCCGATGCGTTGCAAAGTCTTGGCGAGGTGGTTGTTGTTGCTCCGGACCGAGAACGCAGTGCTGCTGGACATTCTCTGACTCTTCATCAGCCGGTGAGAGCGGATCAGATTTCTGAGAATCATTTTGCTGTAGATGGTACTCCGACAGATTGTGTTAATCTGGCGATTCATGGTCTGTTGCCGTATCGACCAGCTCTGGTTGTGTCCGGTATCAATCGCGGAAGCAACTTGGCGGATGATATTACCTATTCAGGTACGGTCGCCGCAGCCATGGAAGCGATGCTGATGCAGGTTCCGGCCTTGGCTGTATCACTGGAGATCGTCGCTGACAAGGTTGCGGATTACAGTTTTGCTTCACACTATGCCTATGTGGTCGCGCGGCAGATTCTTGAACATGGTTTACCTCACGATACGTTTTTGAATCTCAATGTTCCTTACGGAACACCCAAAGGGGTGAGAATCACACGGCAGGGAAAACGCCTTTACGATAACAAAATTGAGAGAAAGCAGGATCCACGAGGTCGAACCTATTACTGGTTGGGAGGCAACCTGTTGGGGTTTAACCGGCAAAAGGAGTGTGATTGCGGTGCCATTGCCGATGGCTATGCATCCTTGACTCCTCTTCATCTGGATTTGACAAACTATCAGTCGGTTCAACATCTGTCTGGTTGGGAGCTTGATTCCTGA
- a CDS encoding MerR family transcriptional regulator: MSVEIPDKLFFKIGEVASITGVKPHVLRYWESEFGAFSPSKSRSQQRQYQKKDIELVLQLKDLLYNQGFTIAGARKALRASKGSAPKTEQKSDREHLLEIRTELRNLRKRLDD; this comes from the coding sequence ATGAGTGTCGAGATCCCGGACAAACTTTTCTTCAAAATAGGTGAGGTAGCCTCAATTACAGGCGTTAAGCCTCATGTTTTGCGCTACTGGGAATCTGAATTCGGCGCCTTTTCACCCTCCAAAAGTCGTTCTCAGCAACGCCAATATCAAAAAAAAGATATTGAGCTGGTTCTTCAGCTTAAAGATCTCCTGTATAATCAAGGTTTCACAATTGCCGGGGCACGTAAAGCGCTCAGGGCAAGCAAAGGCAGTGCGCCAAAAACAGAGCAAAAGAGTGATCGTGAACATTTGCTTGAAATTCGCACTGAATTACGCAACTTGAGAAAGCGCCTTGATGACTGA
- a CDS encoding integration host factor subunit alpha — MTKADLVENVYFKTGFSKKESAEIVETVFELMKDTLEDGDKIKIAGFGNFVVKQKATRRGRNPQTGEEIEISSRKILTFKPSQVLKTAINEGD; from the coding sequence ATGACAAAAGCGGATCTTGTGGAAAATGTATATTTCAAGACAGGTTTTTCTAAGAAGGAATCCGCTGAGATTGTTGAAACGGTTTTCGAGTTGATGAAAGACACGCTTGAAGATGGCGATAAAATTAAAATCGCCGGTTTTGGCAATTTTGTTGTGAAGCAGAAAGCAACACGTCGTGGTCGTAATCCACAGACGGGTGAAGAAATTGAGATCAGCTCACGCAAGATTCTCACCTTCAAACCGAGTCAAGTACTAAAGACAGCGATTAACGAAGGGGACTGA